One Nicotiana tomentosiformis chromosome 4, ASM39032v3, whole genome shotgun sequence genomic window carries:
- the LOC138910536 gene encoding uncharacterized protein, producing MPEIPKYNGTIDPNEHVTSYTRTIKGNNLEDNEIESVLRKIFGETLLKRAMIWYYNLQPNSIDSFAMLADSFLKAYARAIKVSTRKSDLFKVKQKDNEILREFVS from the coding sequence atgccagaaattcctaagtacaatgggaccatcgaccctaatgagcatgtcacttcttatacacgCACAATAAAAGGGAATAACTTGGAAGAcaatgagattgaatctgttctacGGAAGATATTTGGAGAAACTTTGTTGAaaagagcaatgatatggtactaCAATTTGcagcctaattccatcgattccttcgccatgcttgcagactccttcttAAAGGCATATGCCAGAGCAATAAAGGTTtcgactaggaagtcggacctcttcaaggtgaaacaaaaagacaacgaaataTTGAGGGAATTCGTGTCTTGA